GGTACCTGCCCCACGAAAATCATCTTCCAGGTTCTGATTTTCCTCTGCATATGGCGAGTAACATCCTGCACGGGGCACTTCCCTGGTTTAGTGCCCCatgccgcggggccgggctgtgctgcGCGGCAAGGAGGAGGCCGGCCCTGCCCGGGCTCTCGCACACCGCCCCGGCCGGCAACGCGGTTACGTGCTCAGCCTTAGGCAGAACGTTTGGTGGGGGCTAAGTGGTCTTACTAGGCTGCACATTTCTGTGGCTTAGTCCGTAAATGAAACGAAGCCCTGCAAAATTTATGATCTGCCTGATGGGCAGGGATAGTTTTTTCTCCTAAGTCGGTCTCTGCTCTACCTCTATCGCATGCAATCGGTGTCTGGCCACGTACGTGTGTCTGTCCCCTGCAGAACCGGACACACGGCTGCCCCAGCTCACAAACCCCTCGTGTCGCTACAGATCTTAAATCTGCAAAAAGTCACAAAATGATCGAGTTCTCCAAGACCCAGGGAACACTGTCAGCCGCTGCTCTGGCTGGCTGCAGATACATGTGCACAACCACGCGCACGTGTGCGCCGCCCGGTTTGGGGGGCTGCGCGTCGAAGGCTTTGGCAGGAAAGCTGATGCACAGCTTGAGAGTAACACAGCTAGGTGAAGGCAGGGGAAAAACTGGATTTAGCTTCATGTTGGACTAAGTAAGAGAAGCCAAACAAGATGCAAGAACCACACAATCAACTAGaaatggagagaagaggaaagatgcGTACTAGAGATGCGATACTAGttagggagaggagggaggcgaggctgcagcctgggggtaaggagaaagagaagacacTGAACTAATTAAATCCCCTGGCTGTGGGCTGGAGCATTGCAGGCTGATGGAGCAGGAAGGCTTCAGGGGGGCTGAGCTCCTGCTGGGTGGCCTGATGCAGCGGTGGGACATGCAGGAAGATGCAGCAGGGTTGCAAACCAGGACAGGAGAGTTCAGCAGCCCCCCGAGACCAGGTGGGTCCCGCTGGTGACCGTCGGCAGGGCGTGGAGCGCATCGCCCCTGGCCGGGAAGGAAAGCATCCAAGGAAAGCAATGCTGGAGCAGCAAATGCTGCGGGAGGAGTGGCACCAGCAGAGGACTTCCACGCCAGGCTGATCAGTGCTCAgcgaaggggaggaggaggctctCATGCGAAAGCAATTTCACTGGACAGAAAAGGCAGCAGTAAACGGAGCCCGTTTCCCGGCCCACCAagggggaaggagctgggagTGGGGATGCGGGTTTGAGCAAGAATTGCCTTAGGTgggggatggagagagaagaCACTTCTGGACAGCAAGCCCCTGCAGACTTTCTGCTCATGGAGGGAGGAGAAGACGCAGCTCCTCGCAGCGCTCCTTGCCAGCACTACAGCAGCACGCTCTTACCTCTAAAGGACTGGCAAAGAGCTTgggcaaaggggaagaaaataattgcaaagcAGAGGTTTAAAAACCCATTAGAAAGAAGCAAGTTGCTGCTGTGTGCTGCCGCTGTGCTACACTCAGGGCCCGTCGGCTCCTCCTGGGGCCTGCGCTCACTGGGGCTGCTCTGAGACAGTTCTGCAAGTTCGCTGCCTCTTGTCAAGGAGCCGCACTCGCGGCTGGGCCAGGCGAGAGGAGGGtgccgggcagcgcggggggccAGGGGTGCCTGTGCTGCTCTGGGGAGGAACCATAGCTGCCTCCACTGTGGCTGCAAGGATTAGGTCTCAGCAGCTGGAGGCCGGGGCGGGATCTTTATTCAGGGTTAAGAAGCATTAGGAAGGGATGATAAGAGTTAATCCCAGACAGGCATCTCTCAGGGCTCCGGAAATCACATCCTTCCAAATCCTCACTCCCatcggggtgggcaggggcagggcaggagcccagAGCACACCGGGGCAAGCGAAGGCAGCCCGGAGATTGCCAAAGAACCAGCTGAGGACCAGCgcaggctccagcccctcctgccaCCAGTGCCGGGAGGGCAGAGCCAGAGGGCTGCTGCCCAAGGGGAGAGCCTTTGCCCCATCCTGCACCTCTTTCACCTGGGTGCCCGGGAGCCACCAGGTACCACGGCACCTCCCCAAGTGCCCTGCTCCGCCCCAGGCGGCTCCGCTCTGTTCACTTGCTCCCAACTCAGCCGACCCCTCAAGCTTTGCCTGCGCTCTCCTTCTGCCTTCCCGCCCTGCGGCCTCAGTCCTGTTCCCCCGGCCGCGTTTCCCAcgcggcccccagcccctccccaccctcccgaCCTGTGGCAGGAGCTCCTGTGGAGCCCCCGAACTTCACTAGCCCTAtgcccatccccgtccctgtctcCGAGAGCAGCCGACACAGGCTGGGAAAGGAACGGCTCATACCAGCAATGAGATCAGGGCAGCGATAGACGCCCGCTCCTGTTAATAATTAATAGCTGGTacagattctctttttttttaagtgacactCCTTCCCTCCACCAGCGCCACCTAGACCATCCTTCCAAGTTCAGTTCAACAATTAACCTCCCGCTGATGAGGCAAGCTGAGCAGCTGGGCAGAGGCCTCCGTCAGCTGCAGGAGAAGAGGGGCTTTCGGAGCAGCTCTCTGCGGCGGCGGGAGAGGTGCTGCCGTGACAGGGCTTGGCGTGAGCCACGGGAGCAGCCCCTGCCTTGCCCCCAGCGACCAGCTCAGCCGCACAGCGCAGGATCCCAAGGAGCCCGCAGCGCGCTGCCTGGGCACGGGGCGGAGGCGATGGCTGGGTGGGCTCCCCGTGCTGCCGCGGGCCCCAGTGCAGCGTGCGGCCGCTTACCGTTACTGTGGTTGCCCGTCTGGAGGGAGGCGGGTGGCTGCAGGCTGCCCCCCAGGGACCCGTAGCCACGGTAGCTGTAGTTCAGGCTTCCATTGATGTAGACCGGGTCTTGGGAGTAAGATGACGCTGGCAGTGAATAGGAGGAGTGGGTGATGGCTGTGGAGTCTCTGGAGTGCTGCTTGTCTAGAGCGATCGGTTCGTCCTGCATGGGGGAAATACAGACTTAGTCCAGCGAGGAGCCCGGCCGTCCTCTGCGGCCGGTGGGAGGGACGGTGCGGGGACGCCTGGTCTCCCACAGCTGCAACGTGGCCAGCACAAACCAGCGTCCCCGGCCCCGCTGGCCTGAGTCTCAGGATGAACCACGGAGCCCTGTTCTGCAGCCCTCTGACTTTTAGAAAGGCTTGTAAAAATGCTTTGCCAAATTGCTCAGAAACTTCTCTTATTTTCCTCACACCCACCTCCGGCTGTGAGCACCATACCTGGGAGGTCTGGTAGATCTCCAGCCGCATCCTCTTGGCTGCTTTCCGCGTTTCGCTCTCGCAGGCGGCGGCCAGGATGTTCTCCGCCATGGCCGAGGTCAGGTGCGGTGGTGTGGGCCTGGTCTGCGGGGACACAAGCAGAGAAGGTGCTCAGGGACCTGCTGCCCCGGGAGCGGTGGCGAGCGGCAGAGCAGTGGGTGGCCACTCACCATCTCCATCCCATTCTTCTTCATGCGGCGGCAGGACTTGAGGTAGGTGCGGATGCGCTTGCGTGCCCGCTCCTGGAACTCAGGGAACTGCCGGCTGCAGGACTCGATGATGGCCTGGATCTTCTCCTTGGGCTGCTTGGAGATGGGAACCATCCGGTCCAGGTTCTCATCCACGAAAAGGCGCACAAACATCTGCAATGGAGAAGACAGACGGTGGGAACACCGAGATGGGAGGTGGACGGGCTCGCCCTCCCCATGGAGCCCTCCTTACGTTGAAGGCCTTTAGCCTCTCCGGGTCCATCCCCTCCGAGTCATTTATCTTATCGTTGTCTTCATGGTCATCGTGGTCATCATCATCTTCGTCGGCCGTGGGGGCCCTGCCCACAGTCAGGTCCTCGGGGCAGCCGCTGACCTCTGTCTTGATGGAGTCGTAGCTGCCGGAGCTGTACGGAGGGGACTGAGAGGAGACGGGGGTTACCGCAAGCAGCCCTcgcctgcccgcccctgcccatGGTCACAAGGAAAAAGCCCCTTCTCCTTGGCTCACTGCTTCTGGCCCATCTCCTGATGTCCCCCTGCAACCCAGGGAGATGAACCCGTGGACGGGCTCCTCCAagtgccagctcctgcctgctcggggcagggggggacacggcggcCTCAGGGACTGTGCGATGGCCCAAAGTGCAGGCAGCGCGGCTCTGGCTGTGGGGGCTGTGGCTCTGCCTGACCCTGCAGGAAACGCTGCCCGGACCCAGCGGGAATGGGCTCCTCCTTGCACGGCGGCAGCGGCACAGCCGGTCAGGGGTGAGGCAAGCCCACTGCAGAACCCCggctctggggcaggcagggcacgggggATGCTCCATGGCTCTCCCAAaccatccctccctctctccctccctctgccaaCTGCTCGCTCGGCGCTTGGGCCGAtttctgctgagcagcagcagcctcaagGCTGGAGCACGGCCAGGCACCGCTGCTCTGCCGCAGCAGCAGCGGGCGAGTGTGGCACTCGTCTGTCCTTCCCTCCCTACAAGGGAAAagctcccagccccgccgcacCCCCAGTGCTTTCCTGGCCCAGGGGCAGGAGCCGCATCCCTGCCTGGCCTCGGGCGCCTCACGTGCGGTTGCTCCCAGTGTGCCATGCCCCGCACCAGCTCCGGCCAGGGATGCGCGGCCGCCCTGTCTCACCCAGCCCTGCCGGCGGCCGCTGCAGCCTGGGCCATACCTCTGCCGTGGTCTTCACCGCGTACTTGACCCTGCTGCGCAGCCCGTCGGCGCTGCAGCTGTCCGACTGGTAGGAAGGGGTGACGTGGGCAGGCGCGAGCTTGTCGCAGAGGTTGATGGGCTGGTCGTCGGCAGAGGCGGTGAAGTCCATGGGGGCTGCGGTGCCATTCCCGTTCATTTCGGGGAAGGCGCTGTCGCCCTGTGTGCTGCTGGATGTGGAGGGGTTCAGGGTGGAGGAGCCATTCCCGCTGCAGCTCTCTGACGAGGAGTCATCTGCAAGGAAGGACGTGTGGTCACCCCCGTGGTGCCCTGGGACCATGTCCCCAAGGTGGGTGAGTGGCTCTGCCCCCCACGGCGCCAGCCTCCCCCACCTGCGGGACCACCGGCACGTGCAGCATGGATGTGCCACTGCTTAGAAAGCCCCTGCACGGCCAGGGCTGCTCCGGCCTCACATAGTGGGTGAGTCGCAGCGAGTgccgccgggagccgggctgGCACAGCCACGCTTCAGGCCCTGGGATGCAGCGAATGGAGGGACAGACGCCGGCACCCGCGGCTGCAGGGCCATCGTCGCACAGCTCCGCTCCCTCGTCCCTCGCAGCACGCCGGACGCTGCTGTGCTCTGCGCGCCCATCCCTCCAGCAGGTGACAGTCCCTGCGCCTCCGCCTGGGGCCGCAGCGCCCGGGCTTGAATAAGAACTTTGGAATTTGGTCCTTTTCGGTTTCTGTTTGCattgcagggaggagaaaggggcaTTGCCTCTCCCCGCTGGATCCCTTGCCTGCCTGCGCAGTCGTCCCAACCCTGTGTGGGAAGCGACAAGCTCCAGCACTGGTGGCTCGGGGACACGCTGCTCTGCAGAGCGCTGGGGTGTGGGGACAGCACACGAGGACAGGCTCGCTTGGGTGGGAAAACCCTGAGTTCGTGCCGCCTGGAAGCAGCGTTAGGAGCTCTGTTCACAGCGGGCACACCACCCGGCAAGGTTCCTCGGCAcgctgctgtggggagggggcag
The nucleotide sequence above comes from Calonectris borealis chromosome 17, bCalBor7.hap1.2, whole genome shotgun sequence. Encoded proteins:
- the NOL4L gene encoding nucleolar protein 4-like isoform X3, which encodes MNDSTWISADQHLNSSLSPSQDESMRSPQNLHGQEDDDSSSESCSGNGSSTLNPSTSSSTQGDSAFPEMNGNGTAAPMDFTASADDQPINLCDKLAPAHVTPSYQSDSCSADGLRSRVKYAVKTTAESPPYSSGSYDSIKTEVSGCPEDLTVGRAPTADEDDDDHDDHEDNDKINDSEGMDPERLKAFNMFVRLFVDENLDRMVPISKQPKEKIQAIIESCSRQFPEFQERARKRIRTYLKSCRRMKKNGMEMTRPTPPHLTSAMAENILAAACESETRKAAKRMRLEIYQTSQDEPIALDKQHSRDSTAITHSSYSLPASSYSQDPVYINGSLNYSYRGYGSLGGSLQPPASLQTGNHSNGPTDLSMKGGASSTAPSNSTSRGMQAAQLSPTEISAVRQLIAGYRESAAFLLRSADELENLILQQN
- the NOL4L gene encoding nucleolar protein 4-like isoform X2, with protein sequence MGLYCGDETSVSSEDFDMNDSTWISADQHLNSSLSPSQDESMRSPQNLHGQEDDDSSSESCSGNGSSTLNPSTSSSTQGDSAFPEMNGNGTAAPMDFTASADDQPINLCDKLAPAHVTPSYQSDSCSADGLRSRVKYAVKTTAESPPYSSGSYDSIKTEVSGCPEDLTVGRAPTADEDDDDHDDHEDNDKINDSEGMDPERLKAFNMFVRLFVDENLDRMVPISKQPKEKIQAIIESCSRQFPEFQERARKRIRTYLKSCRRMKKNGMEMTRPTPPHLTSAMAENILAAACESETRKAAKRMRLEIYQTSQDEPIALDKQHSRDSTAITHSSYSLPASSYSQDPVYINGSLNYSYRGYGSLGGSLQPPASLQTGNHSNGPTDLSMKGGASSTAPSNSTSRGMQAAQLSPTEISAVRQLIAGYRESAAFLLRSADELENLILQQN